From Plasmodium malariae genome assembly, chromosome: 4:
ATATAAGAATTATAGAAACTGTggcaaaaaatttaaacataCCTTTATCAAAAGTACACATTTGTTCCAAACCATAtggatatataaatatataaacatacatatacattactgttcttttgtttttccttattatcattattgctatattttaaaattactttttttttttttttttcctgaacAGGTTTTAGTAAATCTAGATGAACATGCGAACACTTCTGCAGCTTCAATACCTTTGTGTTTCtcagaaaatgtaaaaatatgcgacaaaaaaaaaagaaaaaaaaaaaaaaaagagcttATTAAtagtatgtataaatataaagtaaaaaatctATCAAATTGTTCATAACCCTAACTTAACACGTTCATTATAACATTATTCATAACTttgattatatttatattattttttccccttttcaCAGATacataaaggaaaaataaaaaggaatgaCATCATTTGCATGTGTGGCTTTGGAGCTGGGATGTCTTATGGATgcgttatatttaaatattaattaaaaaaaaaaaaaattcggTCAAAAACACTAGATTTTTTacaacttttaaaaaaatatttttttctggaTAAGTTTGAATTATGTTGTTTTTGTGtgtttacaattatttttaaaaaattatttagagtagttgataataatttaaacacgcacagataataaaaaattagtgAATGGTTCGATTATTCAaaaatcttatttttttcatttaatttttttttttttttttttttttatattttattgtatcaTTTGGTAATATTTTGTCACAATTCATTTTAACTACAATTTTTACGTAGTTtgtaatattacaaatattttgtttttttcatataatatctatttatttcacatttcacaaatttatgtatacatatttcaTTCTTTGTAAAATAAAGGGAACCTTATTCTTATAAACCTCAAAATATATTGGGAATTAATAAACaaacaattaaatatatgtacatccatatatatatatatatatatatatatatatagtacgtatgtaattatgtatgtactaaTGTATGCTCGTATGTACATAGATGAACTCATGTTTACccaaagaaaattaaaacagATAAAAGCAAAAAGGAGACGAGTCTATGGAATATTGAAAAGAAATATCAgagttttttttaatttgtgaattttctcattttcacgttctttttataattttttttttttttttttctttactccTTTGTGATGTGGAATAAAATTAGAGTATTATTACTAAATAGAAGATACTTGATATTTCGATATTTTACAAATGAAGTAAAAGtttatgataatttaaaaattgcagaaagtaaaacattatatgaagacaaaaatacaaaaattagcATTCGAGAATCCTCAAAATATGCTGTACCCATACCTCAGTGTGACCGTTCCATAATAAGTTCCTTTATTTACAGAGTATTCTTGTAAGGCTGAATTATGTTCATGTGCACtggatatatttatatatatatttacgtacacatacatgtacatatacatgtacctTATTTATTTAGTTAAATATACCGAAAAATGCGCAAGCAGAAAAACAAGCGCACATATTGTTATTGCctgcatatttttatgaaaccGTAAGAGTAAAAATGTCTATGTGAAAGAATGCCCCTGTTGTAATGACACACTTATAATTGAGTGGATttcaaaaatggaaaaaatggaaatgagCGAACAGTATGTTTGTctgtttatctttttttccttatatgaTTACTTCTTTTTATCCCTTTATCTTTctatctttttaattattttcttatttttttcatatttttttcatatttttttcatatttttttcttatatattttttttcttataaaatcTTAGAAAACATACCGAATATGGAGAATGTGCATGGAGATTAGTTCATCTAATTATTGAAAGATtggaaaatgaagaaatattaaaaatgtttcatATTGATGAATCTTTTAACatgaaaatgtatttttatattctacaTCTATGGATAATTAACAAAAGATTAAGACATGAAAATTACCAAggagaaataataaatacttatatttttgatattaCCTGGAGAATTGTGCGAGATTGGATGCTTCTAAAAAATGTACCAGAATATTCTTTTAACGCGGAGCTTTTAAATTGTCAAGAATATGCCTTTGGggtatgttattattttttttttttctccacccatttgttatattaatcatattttacccattttcaaatatataacttGTATTAATTTACCGTTTTTTGAATTTAGTTTTTAGTATCCTTAGATGAAGCAGCTACAAATGTGGAAATATTCCCCGCACACTTAAAAGACATATTATGGGAGTTAATTTACTTAAATcgtgaatatattttatatatatgtatgtatgtatgtatatatatatatatgtatgtatgtatatatatatgtatgtatatatatatgtatgtatgtatatatatatgtatgtatatatatatgcatgtatgtatatatatatatatgcatgtatgtatatatatatatatgcatgtatgtacatacatgtaatgtaaaacaaaatgatgATAACGGCACCCCTTATTTTTTCGCAGGCACTTATATGAAAGAAAAGTAAAGAAAGGAGGGGACATAGTCACAGAGTTGAGTAAATATAGTGTATTCCAAATGaggcatatttttaattttcctaGTGACCATTTTTTACAGgcatattttatatggttcgtatttttttataatataatttatcattaaCATATTTCTACTGTTTGgtatataatcatatatacaattaaaatacatgtgtttcaggaaaaaatattatcttgaattttttttttttttttttttaatagggCTGATTTTTACAAccaaaaaaaatcaaatcgTCGCTTACCGTCCTTATGCCAACAGATATCATATGGAGGTAATACAAAGCAGAATTTCATAATCTTAGATATACAACTAAacatataactttttttttttttttttttttttttgcgacAATGTTTCAGGCTACCGTCCTAAGGAAAAAAGCAAATATCTTCCATATGATGatgggaaaaaattattaccaAGGAAttattaggaaaaaaaaatacatataatataatttaatataaccCAACAATTTTccttatattcatttatgtgtattcaatatatatttttttaaataatggaacacacattttttccatattaaatatgtgtTTGGTATTACGCATCAATCGTtcagttattattattattaatttttaaacatgaaaatacctaaaaaaaaatttggaatTATCCTTAATgagaaaaatacaatataacaaaataaagtaaaacaaTCAGAAATTTtagtgatatatttttatcttttcacatttaaaaaatttatttttttgtaaactgcactttttttttttttttttaacaattgtacatgtatatttaaaaaaatagtaagttttaaaatatacatttatttttttaaaaatgtgtttttttttttttttttttttttttttttgttttagtaCAAATAGCATTTTTACTTcgattataatttttttcattttattcttttcatcatttaaatGGTAGTTTTATGTAAGTGTAAAAAAACgataatttgtattttaatttttttttttttcctttgttttcttcatattttttttcactttttttatttgcctttttcttttcttttttaaatatataaaagtagaaCACTTTTCAACCTCAGCATTATTCAcgttatttttacattttttcctttttttttttttttttttttatggcaACTTTGGAaggatatataaattttatattcgttaacattttttttaattcttttgtGTTTTAAAGTAgttttaatgttatatatcaTCACTAcatgatataatatatcgGAACTTTGCATTTTATCttactgttttttttttttttttttttttttttgtgttactCCTTTCTCGATCTTTTTTTCAGcgtttataaataatgttttagtttaaaaatgaaaaatggaaaagaagAGTAGTTACAAAACCGTGTTGCTAGGAGAATCATCAGTAGGTAAATCAAGCATAGTTTTACGTTTAACAAAAGATACGTTCCATGATAACACAAACACAACCATAGGTGCCTCTTTTTGCACATTTGTCGTTAATATAAATGACTTAAAAGGGAAAAGTTATAATAGTggtagtaacaataataataatataaacacaaaaagtaatagtaatagtaataataataatagcaatagtaacagtaatagtaatagtaatagtagtacTAACAATAATGACAGATTTACGTTCaatgaagaaaatttaaaaaataacgaaagtttatataatataaaatttgataTTTGGGATACAGCGGGACAAGAAAGATACGCGAGTATTGTTCCTTTGTACTATAGGGGCGCAACATGCGCCATAGTGGTTTTTGATATTAGTAATTCGAATAGTTTAGATAGAGCTAAAACGTGGGTAAATCAGTTAAAAATTAGtagtaattatattataattttagttgctaataaaatagataaaaataaatttcaagTGGATATGTTAGAAGTGCAAAAATATGCtcaagaaaataatttactttttattcaAACAAGCGCCAAAACTGGAgctaacataaaaaatattttctatatgcTTGcggaagaaatatataagaatattataaataataataacaccTTAGACagtaaaacaataaataacAACTTAATAAACCTTGATAGTGAAAAATACCCAAAAAAAAACTGCTGCtaattgttttatatgtatgtatgtatatatatatatatatatatatacattttgtaCGTGTGTGTAATAACTAGTTTGCAATTGTTTagagaaaattttatattttctttttttcctttatttattaatttgtataaaaCAGTAGAttagttcattttttttttttttttttaatttaaaaaatttatttaattaaaataaaacacagAATTAATGTCGTTCTACACTGCATAATACGCAATTCATGTTTTacgtgtatttatatatataatatacatatatatgcacacttatataatttatatatatatacacattataAAATGCTTCATATATTTAGATACATTTGAAcacagtttttttttttttttgcacaagaatttttttatactattttgaatatataaatatttttatatactttgaTATCATTAATATACCGAAACTGTctttttatactttataaatatataagtatatgtaagtataaacaaattaaataacatactaggttaaaataattatatttttcttcacaTATTTACTCACAGCAGTACTATATCGACTGTATACAAAAAGGCACCTTcctcatttttaatttgaacATTTTGTAGGCATAGCAAGTACCTTAAATTCAtgttctttaaaatattaaacacTTCTATGTGAAATGCTGACGATGATGTATtagattttttaaattttgtgaTGGTAgtaagatataaataaagttgaaataatattaatttttttttatctatctttaaaaattcaaatatgtttattatatcacctataaaaatatcaacGTCATccctcttcttttttagaTTATCCTTATTTGTACTCTTCTGATAATAATTACTTATAGCCCCTacgttaataatattatttacagtGTTTTCAGTACTCACATTATATGTAGTAGTAactgttttaaaattatttcccTCAATGCATCTATTATTGtctaataataatgtatcaatttttttattgcccACATGCTCTATTTTAGCAAAATAGGTGTCACGTATTCGACTAGGGCTTAACacatttttgtgtttttcaCAATTTaaagttaataaataatcataatataacataaagaGGGTATTTGAAATTTCAATATAATCATCTTCcgatatataacatataattttttcgaaCACCttattttctacatttttattaaaattatatgaaaaatttttgtatttttctcCTAATGATTTTTCCAACATTACACATACATAggcatatatatgatatatatacaagttaTTAGCTATGTACAgcaattttttaagtatattttctttcaaaTGTATATTGCAAAATGctttcttatataaatataaatacgtgcttcttttttttaaatataaaaatatatctaactTTATTAAGCattctataattttactcatatttataaataggCTATGCTTCATAtatttagtattattttcttccaactttttatttgaattagTGAAACTTGATATGCAGCTATATTCATAATagccttttttttctccctgaacttttataatttcatttttcaaacTTTTTAATAGTAAAACTTCATTAATTTCATATCTGAATTTGGAATTCgataatgatattaaaacTTTTGACAAATTATCTAAagagatatatttatatgtacttaaataatttttagttaaaTCATCAATGATCCTATACTTTATATCCATCAGTTCCTTCCTATAATATCTGctatttgaattattttctataaaaaattgaaatttaGAACAACTTAAAAGAagtaaagaaattatatctTCATTAAACATTGTATTACgcttaaaataattatatgctTTATACACATGACACCATATATTCCTTGCATAATCAAAAAGAACAAttctttcaaaaaatatattattcaaaaaaattaaagaacaCACATACTGATCTCTCTGGAAGTTATTTTCTTCATGAAGATCTCTAATATAAAGATTACTgacttttataatattttgacATATCAACTCTCTAATATTACTTAAGATTAAATCCTTCTTTGTACCTAtacttcttatatttttataaacaaaagaaagatcatttaaaatatatatatatatatcattaaaccTTCTAATCGTTTTCTTATTTACCATAAAATAGTACAAAATACatgaaatattattgaacaataaataaaaatcataCGAATTATacactttatttatttttataaaagagcTAGACAGAATTTTAATAGATAACAAATCACTAggttttaatttaaaaatgaaatcaaaataattttctattttataaaaataatattcacttctatttattattatttccttcATATTTTCCATACATACATTATTTGATGTAATATCACTTGAAACAACATATGTTGcacctttattttttgtatatatgcatcTCTCTAGGAAATTATTTGACATACTTAAGCTGAATTTCATAGTAACcgaaaataatacattatttgtatgatatttattttttaataaagtaaaataaatattttttatagaaacGAGAGCAATGGATAGAGAATGAagt
This genomic window contains:
- the RAB5a gene encoding ras-related protein Rab-5A, putative: MEKKSSYKTVLLGESSVGKSSIVLRLTKDTFHDNTNTTIGASFCTFVVNINDLKGKSYNSGSNNNNNINTKSNSNSNNNNSNSNSNSNSNSSTNNNDRFTFNEENLKNNESLYNIKFDIWDTAGQERYASIVPLYYRGATCAIVVFDISNSNSLDRAKTWVNQLKISSNYIIILVANKIDKNKFQVDMLEVQKYAQENNLLFIQTSAKTGANIKNIFYMLAEEIYKNIINNNNTLDSKTINNNLINLDSEKYPKKNCC
- the PmUG01_04021100 gene encoding ubiquinol-cytochrome-c reductase complex assembly factor 1, putative; its protein translation is MWNKIRVLLLNRRYLIFRYFTNEVKVYDNLKIAESKTLYEDKNTKISIRESSKYAVPIPQCDRSIISSFIYRVFLKHTEYGECAWRLVHLIIERLENEEILKMFHIDESFNMKMYFYILHLWIINKRLRHENYQGEIINTYIFDITWRIVRDWMLLKNVPEYSFNAELLNCQEYAFGFLVSLDEAATNVEIFPAHLKDILWEHLYERKVKKGGDIVTEADFYNQKKSNRRLPSLCQQISYGGYRPKEKSKYLPYDDGKKLLPRNY
- the PmUG01_04021300 gene encoding conserved Plasmodium protein, unknown function, whose amino-acid sequence is MIILKKTKVPYVNKCLSHLKFVYSKSNFVSVKLNYKNVKKKEENRKNNVQSIFNGNLNVYDRLRIFKNLLNDRSKKREGISGHVVYKYLLNEYKKCFNFIDFSDTVQSIKILDELDKNFSNGCDFPIVVKNIDKTVLSKINEFEFSEKDLNFHKRELLGKICNKLIKCLHEVSGNELIHFIVYFFRWSKNDKNLILFYNFYFNYVFNNLYLFDYEIYKVLFILNAYLINNDSNRVFDKYTMGENVFNVYYFVKLKNQENYAIKMSKDEIFKKCYTKLSENIDKIDNNKVLNILKLYVDNLIFSVNLEHKFIDNLHKNLINENIEYLVKLLNIYCTMIKKKKYDTALLVSKLKELILCIFQVLREEKNKKKVLRDVHYSILLSSLNDKSILNKVVDSNFVLFYEYLLKTLIDIKFVKLHSLSIALVSIKNIYFTLLKNKYHTNNVLFSVTMKFSLSMSNNFLERCIYTKNKGATYVVSSDITSNNVCMENMKEIIINRSEYYFYKIENYFDFIFKLKPSDLLSIKILSSSFIKINKVYNSYDFYLLFNNISCILYYFMVNKKTIRRFNDIYIYILNDLSFVYKNIRSIGTKKDLILSNIRELICQNIIKVSNLYIRDLHEENNFQRDQYVCSLIFLNNIFFERIVLFDYARNIWCHVYKAYNYFKRNTMFNEDIISLLLLSCSKFQFFIENNSNSRYYRKELMDIKYRIIDDLTKNYLSTYKYISLDNLSKVLISLSNSKFRYEINEVLLLKSLKNEIIKVQGEKKGYYEYSCISSFTNSNKKLEENNTKYMKHSLFINMSKIIECLIKLDIFLYLKKRSTYLYLYKKAFCNIHLKENILKKLLYIANNLYIYHIYAYVCVMLEKSLGEKYKNFSYNFNKNVENKVFEKIICYISEDDYIEISNTLFMLYYDYLLTLNCEKHKNVLSPSRIRDTYFAKIEHVGNKKIDTLLLDNNRCIEGNNFKTVTTTYNVSTENTVNNIINVGAISNYYQKSTNKDNLKKKRDDVDIFIGDIINIFEFLKIDKKKLILFQLYLYLTTITKFKKSNTSSSAFHIEVFNILKNMNLRYLLCLQNVQIKNEEGAFLYTVDIVLL